A genomic window from Frankiaceae bacterium includes:
- a CDS encoding NAD-dependent epimerase/dehydratase family protein: protein MDLLVLGGTVFVGRAIVDAALSRGHTVTVFHRGQHGEDAHPGVEHVHGDRKTDLGLLDGRRWDAVVDTCGFDAATVGTSARHLSAAVGHYGFVSSVSVYKDWPAVAVDETGAVKGSVDEEDQYGAGKVAAELAAEAAMPGRVMVSRPGLIAGPFENIGRLPYWLRRIAQGGEVLAPGDPDEGRQWIDARDLAAFHLKCAEERTVGVFNTVGPPAQFTMRELLETCRDVTGSDATFTWVDGKVITDAGVAPWTELPVWLWDAEEDVSQTWNVDVTKAQQAGLTARPLRETVADTWAWVQAGADLGGYRSQYAVPDPDPEKEKAVLAAAR from the coding sequence ATGGACCTCCTCGTACTCGGCGGCACCGTCTTCGTCGGCCGCGCGATCGTCGACGCCGCGCTCTCCCGCGGCCACACCGTCACCGTGTTCCACCGCGGCCAGCACGGCGAGGACGCGCACCCCGGCGTCGAGCACGTCCACGGCGACCGCAAGACCGACCTGGGCCTGCTCGACGGCCGCCGCTGGGACGCCGTCGTCGACACCTGCGGCTTCGACGCCGCGACCGTCGGCACCAGCGCGCGGCACCTGTCCGCGGCCGTCGGCCACTACGGCTTCGTCTCGTCGGTGTCGGTCTACAAGGACTGGCCCGCCGTCGCCGTCGACGAGACAGGCGCGGTCAAGGGGAGCGTCGACGAGGAGGACCAGTACGGCGCCGGCAAGGTCGCCGCCGAGCTCGCCGCCGAGGCCGCCATGCCGGGCCGCGTCATGGTGAGCCGTCCCGGGCTGATCGCGGGGCCGTTCGAGAACATCGGCCGGCTGCCGTACTGGCTGCGCCGCATCGCCCAGGGCGGCGAGGTGCTCGCGCCCGGCGACCCCGACGAGGGGCGGCAGTGGATCGACGCGCGCGACCTGGCGGCGTTCCACCTGAAGTGCGCCGAGGAGCGCACGGTCGGGGTGTTCAACACGGTCGGCCCGCCGGCGCAGTTCACGATGCGCGAGCTGCTGGAGACCTGCCGCGACGTGACCGGCAGCGACGCGACGTTCACCTGGGTCGACGGCAAGGTCATCACCGACGCCGGCGTCGCGCCCTGGACCGAGCTGCCGGTCTGGCTCTGGGACGCCGAGGAGGACGTCAGCCAGACCTGGAACGTCGACGTCACCAAGGCCCAGCAGGCCGGCCTCACCGCGCGGCCGCTGCGCGAGACCGTCGCGGACACGTGGGCGTGGGTGCAGGCGGGCGCCGACCTCGGCGGCTACCGCAGCCAGTACGCCGTCCCGGACCCCGACCCCGAAAAGGAGAAGGCCGTCCTCGCCGCCGCCCGCTAG
- the pyrE gene encoding orotate phosphoribosyltransferase, with translation MTDSRARLLDLIRDQAVVHGRVTLSSGREADYYLDCRRITLSGTAAPLVGDVLLDLTEDLEYDAVGGLTMGADPVATAMLHAAARRGRTLDAFVVRKEAKAHGLQRRIEGPDVTGRRVLVVEDTSTTGGSPLTAVQALREAGADVVGVATIVDRATGAGEKIAAEGVEYRYAYGLDELGLG, from the coding sequence GTGACCGACTCCCGCGCGCGCCTCCTCGACCTCATCCGCGACCAGGCCGTGGTGCACGGCAGGGTCACGCTCTCCAGCGGCCGCGAGGCCGACTACTACCTCGACTGCCGGCGCATCACGCTGTCCGGCACCGCGGCGCCGCTCGTCGGCGACGTCCTCCTCGACCTGACCGAGGACCTCGAGTACGACGCCGTCGGCGGCCTGACGATGGGCGCCGACCCGGTCGCGACGGCGATGCTGCACGCCGCCGCGCGGCGCGGGCGCACGCTCGACGCGTTCGTCGTGCGCAAGGAGGCCAAGGCCCACGGCCTGCAACGCCGCATCGAGGGACCCGACGTGACCGGCCGCCGCGTCCTCGTCGTCGAGGACACGAGCACCACCGGCGGCTCCCCGCTGACCGCCGTCCAGGCGCTGCGCGAGGCCGGCGCGGACGTCGTCGGGGTCGCCACGATCGTCGACCGCGCGACCGGTGCCGGCGAGAAGATCGCGGCCGAGGGCGTCGAGTACCGCTACGCCTACGGCCTCGACGAGCTCGGCCTGGGGTAG
- a CDS encoding DUF3137 domain-containing protein, whose product MFAILLIVAVGGLVITYAVYAYKKHQARLASLQNLCRAKGWQYSAHDPWGLPRRWQGAPFDSGYARTAEHVIAGEYEGHPLVAFDYSYKEDSTDSKGHRTTSTYRYYVVALGMPCALPALRVSPEGVLSRIGQALGFDDIELESEDFNRRFRVKCPDPKFAMDVLSPRTMERLLASEGICFRFAGSDLLCYESGSLQPGNILHDAHVGAAVIAGIPSFVWRDYGLEERPVNTPSPGNLT is encoded by the coding sequence ATGTTCGCGATCCTGCTGATCGTCGCCGTGGGCGGCCTCGTCATCACGTACGCCGTCTATGCGTACAAGAAGCACCAGGCCCGTCTCGCGTCGCTGCAGAACCTCTGCCGCGCCAAGGGCTGGCAGTACTCCGCGCACGATCCCTGGGGGCTGCCGCGCCGCTGGCAGGGCGCGCCGTTCGACAGCGGCTACGCCCGCACGGCCGAGCACGTCATCGCCGGCGAGTACGAGGGCCATCCGCTGGTGGCGTTCGACTACTCGTACAAGGAGGACTCGACCGACTCCAAGGGCCACCGGACGACGTCGACGTACCGGTACTACGTCGTCGCCCTCGGCATGCCGTGCGCGCTCCCCGCGCTGCGGGTCAGCCCCGAGGGCGTGCTGTCGCGGATCGGCCAGGCGCTCGGCTTCGACGACATCGAGCTGGAGAGCGAGGACTTCAACCGGCGCTTCCGCGTGAAGTGCCCCGACCCGAAGTTCGCGATGGACGTGCTCTCGCCGCGCACGATGGAACGCCTCCTCGCGAGCGAGGGCATCTGCTTCCGCTTCGCCGGCTCCGACCTGCTCTGCTACGAGAGCGGCTCCCTGCAGCCGGGCAACATCCTCCACGACGCGCACGTCGGCGCGGCGGTCATCGCGGGCATCCCGTCGTTCGTGTGGCGCGACTACGGTCTCGAGGAACGCCCCGTCAACACGCCGTCCCCAGGGAACCTCACGTGA
- a CDS encoding LemA family protein → MNPFLVAGGAILFVALLIVISYNRFVRQRNLVEESWRQVDVELRRRYDLIPNLVETVKAYAAHERATLEAVIAARNVAQAQNSSRTEQGQDETALTRSLRGLLAVAEAYPDLKADQHFRQLQSQLAETEDRIAAGRRFYNANVRGYNTRIDAFPSSVIAGVFGFEKADYFEVEESAARGPVDVSMDGPAA, encoded by the coding sequence GTGAACCCGTTCCTCGTCGCCGGCGGCGCGATCCTGTTCGTCGCGCTGCTGATCGTCATCTCGTACAACCGGTTCGTACGCCAGCGCAACCTCGTCGAGGAGTCCTGGCGCCAGGTCGACGTCGAGCTGCGCCGCCGCTACGACCTCATCCCCAACCTCGTCGAGACCGTGAAGGCGTACGCCGCGCACGAGCGCGCGACGCTGGAGGCGGTCATCGCCGCGCGCAACGTCGCGCAGGCGCAGAACAGCTCGCGGACCGAGCAGGGCCAGGACGAGACGGCGCTGACGCGGTCGCTGCGCGGGCTGCTCGCGGTCGCCGAGGCGTACCCCGACCTCAAGGCGGACCAGCACTTCCGCCAGCTGCAGTCGCAGCTCGCCGAGACCGAGGACCGCATCGCGGCGGGCCGCCGCTTCTACAACGCCAACGTCCGCGGCTACAACACCCGCATCGACGCGTTCCCCTCGTCGGTCATCGCGGGCGTCTTCGGCTTCGAGAAGGCCGACTACTTCGAGGTCGAGGAGTCCGCGGCACGCGGCCCGGTCGACGTCAGCATGGACGGCCCGGCGGCGTGA
- a CDS encoding fructose bisphosphate aldolase, with protein MDKAQFDKVREGRGFIAALDQSGGSTPKALKLYGVEESEYSGETEMFDRIHEMRTRIITSPAFTGERVLGAILFEQTMDREVEGKPTGEYLWSVKQVVPFIKIDKGLADEADGVQLMKPMPELDALLARAAAKGMFGTKERSVVKLANDAGIEAIVAQQFEVGRQVLAAGLVPILEPEVDIKSPEKPQAEAKLKAAILRHLEDLSGDQQVMFKLTLPDEDNFYADLVDHPSVVKVVALSGGYSREEANARLSRNKGVIASFSRALTEGLSAQQSDEDFNRTLDTAIQGIYDASVS; from the coding sequence ATGGACAAGGCGCAGTTCGACAAGGTGCGTGAGGGCCGTGGCTTCATCGCCGCGCTCGACCAGAGCGGCGGCAGCACGCCGAAGGCACTGAAGCTCTACGGGGTCGAGGAGTCGGAGTACTCCGGCGAGACCGAGATGTTCGACCGCATCCACGAGATGCGGACCCGGATCATCACGAGCCCCGCGTTCACGGGCGAGCGCGTCCTCGGCGCGATCTTGTTCGAGCAGACGATGGACCGCGAGGTCGAGGGGAAGCCCACCGGCGAGTACCTCTGGTCGGTCAAGCAGGTCGTGCCGTTCATCAAGATCGACAAGGGCCTGGCCGACGAGGCCGACGGCGTCCAGCTCATGAAGCCGATGCCCGAGCTCGACGCGCTGCTCGCGCGCGCGGCGGCCAAGGGGATGTTCGGCACCAAGGAGCGTTCGGTCGTCAAGCTCGCCAACGACGCCGGCATCGAGGCGATCGTCGCGCAGCAGTTCGAGGTCGGCCGCCAGGTGCTCGCCGCCGGGCTCGTGCCGATCCTCGAGCCCGAGGTCGACATCAAGAGCCCCGAGAAGCCGCAGGCCGAGGCCAAGCTCAAGGCCGCGATCCTCCGCCACCTCGAAGACCTGTCCGGCGACCAGCAGGTGATGTTCAAGCTCACGCTGCCCGACGAGGACAACTTCTACGCCGACCTCGTCGACCACCCCAGCGTCGTCAAGGTCGTCGCGCTCTCCGGCGGCTACTCGCGCGAGGAGGCCAACGCGCGCCTGTCCCGCAACAAGGGCGTCATCGCGAGCTTCTCGCGCGCGCTCACCGAGGGGCTCAGCGCGCAGCAGTCCGACGAGGACTTCAACCGGACGCTCGACACCGCGATCCAGGGGATCTACGACGCGTCGGTGAGCTAG
- a CDS encoding VTT domain-containing protein, translated as MPEAIEFFDINSFTGIALYVVVWTIVFVESGLLIGFFLPGDTLLVAAGIVAASGRANIVVLCAGIVVAAIVGDNVGYTIGRRAGRPLLAKRDGRVLNQHNLRRATAFYDRFGSMTIVVARVVPMVRTFAPLIAGCTEMRYRTFFLWNVVGGVLWGVGVPVAGYVLGERAESFDKYALAAAGFMTVLSIVVAVVHYVRAGKAIAREQEELLDEARS; from the coding sequence GTGCCCGAGGCCATCGAGTTCTTCGACATCAATTCGTTCACGGGCATTGCGCTGTACGTCGTCGTCTGGACGATCGTCTTCGTCGAGTCCGGGCTGCTGATCGGGTTCTTCCTGCCCGGCGACACGCTCCTGGTGGCCGCGGGCATCGTCGCCGCCAGCGGCCGCGCCAACATCGTCGTGCTCTGCGCGGGCATCGTCGTCGCCGCGATCGTCGGGGACAACGTCGGCTACACGATCGGCCGCAGAGCCGGCCGGCCGCTCCTCGCGAAGCGCGACGGCCGCGTGCTCAACCAGCACAACCTCAGACGCGCGACGGCGTTCTACGACCGCTTCGGCAGCATGACGATCGTCGTCGCGCGCGTGGTGCCGATGGTGCGGACGTTCGCGCCGCTCATCGCCGGGTGCACCGAGATGCGCTACCGGACGTTCTTCCTCTGGAACGTCGTCGGCGGCGTCCTCTGGGGCGTCGGCGTGCCCGTGGCGGGCTACGTGCTGGGCGAGCGCGCGGAGTCGTTCGACAAGTACGCGCTCGCCGCCGCCGGCTTCATGACGGTGCTGTCGATCGTCGTCGCCGTCGTGCACTACGTCCGAGCGGGCAAGGCGATCGCGCGCGAGCAGGAAGAGCTGCTCGACGAGGCGCGGTCCTAG
- a CDS encoding dodecin family protein — protein sequence MAVIKTIELVGVSPSDWTDAANRALAEAAKTLRGIEGMEILDQTAVVKDNAVSEYQATVRIRFRLEDRV from the coding sequence GTGGCCGTCATCAAGACCATCGAGCTCGTCGGCGTCAGCCCGAGCGACTGGACCGACGCCGCCAACCGCGCGCTCGCCGAGGCCGCCAAGACGCTGCGCGGCATCGAGGGCATGGAGATCCTCGACCAGACCGCGGTCGTCAAGGACAACGCCGTGTCCGAGTACCAGGCGACCGTACGGATCCGCTTCCGCCTCGAGGACCGCGTCTGA
- a CDS encoding GNAT family N-acetyltransferase — MISPEDLAAMQAIASARWRTHGPYVEQHVGDIAWGANPSLGKELVRALLVEGAYAFRDDDVWHLGGRDDAMPELVARAAEAGASVYALESEGPKVAALRDAGFTEAGDWLWHCVRDLDDLPPFPSGVVSGEQDPDRRVALHRAAWTSSRFTRETYDAVRATPPYRGDLDVVVGWRAYALAWYDAGSASGELEPVGTDREHRRQGYGAQACVAALHRLREAGATTAVVYAVGDPANQGPRHLYESVGFRVADRHVRYLPPTRQNAAP, encoded by the coding sequence GTGATCTCTCCCGAGGACCTCGCCGCGATGCAGGCGATCGCGAGCGCGCGGTGGCGGACGCACGGCCCGTACGTCGAGCAGCACGTCGGCGACATCGCCTGGGGGGCCAACCCGTCGCTCGGCAAGGAGCTGGTCCGCGCGCTTCTGGTGGAGGGTGCGTACGCCTTCCGCGACGACGACGTCTGGCACCTCGGCGGTCGTGACGACGCCATGCCGGAGCTCGTCGCGCGGGCGGCCGAGGCGGGCGCGAGCGTCTACGCGCTGGAGTCCGAGGGGCCGAAGGTCGCCGCACTGAGGGACGCGGGCTTCACGGAGGCGGGGGACTGGCTGTGGCACTGCGTACGGGACCTCGACGACCTGCCGCCGTTCCCCAGCGGGGTCGTCTCCGGAGAACAAGACCCCGACCGGCGGGTCGCGCTGCACCGCGCGGCGTGGACGAGCTCGCGGTTCACGCGGGAGACGTACGACGCCGTCCGTGCGACGCCGCCGTACCGCGGCGACCTCGACGTCGTGGTCGGGTGGAGGGCGTACGCGCTGGCCTGGTACGACGCCGGCTCGGCCAGCGGCGAGCTCGAGCCCGTGGGCACGGACAGGGAGCATCGAAGGCAGGGGTACGGCGCCCAGGCCTGCGTCGCGGCGCTCCACCGGCTGCGCGAGGCGGGCGCGACGACAGCCGTCGTGTACGCCGTCGGCGACCCCGCCAACCAGGGCCCGCGGCACCTCTACGAGTCGGTCGGCTTCCGCGTCGCGGACCGGCATGTGAGGTATCTGCCGCCGACACGGCAGAATGCGGCCCCATGA
- a CDS encoding phosphate ABC transporter ATP-binding protein codes for MPFLLDDVVVTRGEGDDHVHPLADVSFAIAPARATVVVGPSGSGKSTLLRLLNRMEEPSGGRVLLHGKPLPEYDVLALRRRVGLLMQRPTPFPGSVIDNLRTGAPALSEPEALALLARVGLAETFLHRDTDELSGGEAQRVCLARALAVGPEVLLLDEATSALDPFAAQVVEGVVRSLVDEGLTVVMVSHDLAQARRVADDLVVVLEGRVVAAGPAVEVLADPAAAAYLNGVA; via the coding sequence GTGCCCTTCCTCCTCGACGACGTCGTCGTCACGCGCGGCGAGGGGGACGACCACGTACACCCGCTGGCGGACGTGTCGTTCGCGATCGCGCCCGCCCGCGCGACCGTCGTCGTGGGGCCTTCCGGCTCCGGCAAGTCGACGCTGCTGCGCCTGCTCAACCGCATGGAGGAGCCGAGCGGCGGCCGGGTCCTGCTGCACGGCAAGCCGTTGCCGGAGTACGACGTCCTCGCGCTCCGCCGCCGTGTCGGCCTGCTCATGCAGCGGCCGACGCCGTTCCCAGGGTCGGTCATCGACAACCTGCGGACCGGCGCGCCCGCGCTGTCCGAGCCCGAGGCGCTCGCGCTGCTGGCGCGGGTGGGTCTCGCGGAGACGTTCCTCCACCGCGACACCGACGAGCTCTCCGGCGGCGAGGCTCAGCGGGTCTGCCTCGCCCGCGCGCTCGCGGTCGGGCCCGAGGTGCTGCTGCTGGACGAGGCGACGAGCGCGCTGGACCCGTTCGCGGCGCAGGTCGTGGAGGGCGTCGTACGGTCGCTCGTCGACGAGGGCCTCACCGTCGTCATGGTCTCGCACGACCTCGCCCAGGCCCGCCGCGTCGCCGACGACCTCGTCGTCGTGCTGGAGGGCCGGGTGGTCGCCGCCGGACCCGCCGTCGAGGTGCTCGCCGACCCGGCCGCGGCGGCGTACCTGAACGGCGTCGCGTGA
- a CDS encoding ABC transporter permease has translation MNDVPVPQWWGVALASLLVAATGAVIVRERLGLGRDVVEAAVRAVVQLVVVGFVLVFLFERAGIPGSLGWVGGMVLLAGRTAGRRARGLPGGVRAATVGIAVGVACTLGLVVGAGVLAAEPRVVVPVGGMVVSAAMQGCSIVLQRVADEVASSRPLVEARLALGLPGTAAFAPHRRLALRASLAPAIDQTKVVGLIALPGTMTGLIIAGVSPLTAIRYQIVVQYMWLGAAAISGLVAARLASRTVFDDAHRLRPLVTARRRKTVTPRP, from the coding sequence GTGAACGACGTCCCCGTCCCGCAGTGGTGGGGCGTCGCGCTGGCGTCGTTGCTCGTCGCGGCCACTGGCGCGGTCATCGTGCGCGAACGCCTCGGCCTCGGTCGCGACGTGGTCGAGGCCGCCGTCCGCGCCGTCGTCCAGCTCGTCGTCGTCGGCTTCGTGCTGGTGTTCCTCTTCGAGCGCGCGGGCATCCCGGGCTCGCTCGGCTGGGTCGGCGGGATGGTGCTGCTCGCGGGTCGTACGGCGGGGCGGCGCGCCCGCGGCCTGCCCGGGGGCGTACGCGCCGCCACCGTCGGCATCGCCGTCGGCGTCGCCTGCACGCTCGGCCTCGTCGTCGGCGCGGGCGTCCTCGCCGCCGAGCCGCGCGTCGTCGTCCCCGTCGGCGGCATGGTCGTCAGCGCAGCCATGCAGGGCTGCTCGATCGTGCTGCAACGCGTCGCCGACGAGGTCGCGTCGTCGCGGCCGCTCGTCGAGGCGCGGCTGGCGCTCGGGCTGCCGGGGACGGCGGCGTTCGCGCCGCACCGGCGCCTCGCGCTGCGCGCGTCGCTCGCGCCGGCCATCGACCAGACCAAGGTCGTCGGGCTCATCGCGCTGCCCGGCACCATGACCGGCCTCATCATCGCGGGCGTCTCGCCGCTTACCGCGATCCGCTACCAGATCGTCGTGCAGTACATGTGGCTCGGCGCCGCCGCGATCTCCGGGCTGGTCGCCGCGCGGCTCGCGTCGCGGACCGTCTTCGACGACGCGCACCGCCTCCGCCCCCTCGTTACGGCGCGCCGCCGGAAAACTGTCACACCCCGCCCCTAA
- a CDS encoding acyltransferase family protein, producing the protein MERTGGLPYVPALDGVRGVAVLAVLLFHGGVSWLPGGFLGVDAFFVLSGYLITGLLLAGVPLRTFWSRRVRRLLPALALLVLVVLCLGSVLNAAPRDALGALTYLSNWRSYATGGGYFASFADPSAFKHTWSLAVEAQFYVVWPLLVVCVCRRARGPVLAAAGVGALVSAAAMAASFRPGGDPARAYYGTDTRIQALLVGAALAVVLARAAVPRAIGWSGLAGVGLTLWVWHTASGTSDDLYGGGFLLAAVATAAVIASVVLLPSGPLARALSVRPLRAVGIVSYGVYLWHWPVFLLLTGARTGLSGFWLLALRFAATAACTAVSWYAVEVPARTWSPRLPPLHVRRVALAGGTAFALAAFLALSPGTPPGPPSAAADPLPTASPTAARRPARAPTTTAPTTPAPTRAAGGPTRVLVLGDSVAQTLAAGLPDGDGFDVVNAAALGCGLVTGGYRYFGGQYDDPPHCVQWPQTWGAAVARHQPDLVAVLVGRWEVMDRRLDGEWRRLGDAAFDAYVTAQLDRAVDVVSAGGTKVALVTAPYYLRGERPDGGRFPEDDPARVDRFNALLRDVAARRGVAVVELGAALAPEGTFTRHINGTLVRYDGVHISGAGARMLRPWLLRQLTAAL; encoded by the coding sequence ATGGAGCGGACCGGGGGACTGCCGTACGTCCCCGCCCTGGACGGCGTGCGCGGCGTGGCCGTGCTCGCCGTGCTGCTGTTCCACGGCGGCGTCTCGTGGCTGCCCGGCGGCTTCCTCGGGGTGGACGCGTTCTTCGTGCTGTCGGGGTACCTCATCACTGGGTTGCTCCTCGCGGGCGTGCCGCTCCGGACCTTCTGGTCCCGGCGCGTGCGGCGGCTGCTGCCTGCCCTCGCCTTGCTCGTGCTCGTCGTCCTGTGTCTCGGCTCCGTGCTCAACGCCGCACCCCGCGACGCGCTGGGCGCCTTGACCTACCTCTCCAACTGGCGGTCGTACGCCACCGGCGGCGGCTACTTCGCGTCGTTCGCCGATCCGTCGGCGTTCAAGCACACGTGGTCGCTGGCCGTGGAGGCGCAGTTCTACGTCGTCTGGCCGCTCCTCGTGGTCTGCGTCTGCCGCCGCGCGCGCGGGCCCGTGCTCGCGGCTGCAGGCGTGGGGGCGCTCGTGTCGGCGGCGGCGATGGCGGCGTCGTTCCGGCCCGGCGGCGACCCCGCGCGGGCCTACTACGGCACCGACACCCGCATCCAGGCCCTCCTCGTCGGCGCCGCGCTGGCCGTCGTGCTCGCGCGCGCAGCGGTGCCCCGCGCGATCGGCTGGTCGGGCCTCGCGGGCGTGGGGCTGACGCTGTGGGTCTGGCACACCGCGTCCGGCACCTCCGACGACCTCTACGGCGGCGGCTTCCTGCTAGCGGCCGTCGCCACCGCGGCCGTCATCGCCTCGGTCGTGCTGCTGCCGTCCGGGCCGCTGGCCCGCGCGCTGTCCGTACGCCCCCTGCGCGCGGTCGGCATCGTGTCGTATGGCGTCTACCTCTGGCACTGGCCGGTGTTCCTGCTGCTCACCGGCGCGCGCACCGGCCTGAGCGGCTTCTGGCTCCTCGCGCTGCGGTTCGCGGCGACCGCCGCCTGCACCGCCGTCTCCTGGTACGCCGTCGAGGTCCCCGCCCGCACCTGGTCGCCCCGGCTGCCGCCGCTGCACGTACGGCGGGTGGCGCTGGCGGGCGGCACGGCGTTCGCGCTGGCGGCGTTCCTCGCGCTGTCGCCCGGCACGCCGCCGGGCCCGCCATCCGCGGCGGCTGACCCGCTACCCACGGCGTCACCCACGGCCGCGCGGCGCCCCGCCCGGGCGCCCACGACGACCGCGCCGACGACACCCGCGCCCACCCGGGCCGCCGGCGGGCCGACGCGGGTGCTGGTCCTCGGCGACTCGGTGGCGCAGACGCTCGCGGCCGGGCTGCCCGACGGCGACGGGTTCGACGTCGTCAACGCCGCCGCCCTCGGCTGCGGCCTCGTCACCGGCGGGTACCGCTACTTCGGCGGCCAGTACGACGACCCGCCGCACTGCGTCCAGTGGCCGCAGACCTGGGGCGCGGCCGTGGCACGGCACCAGCCGGACCTCGTCGCGGTGCTCGTCGGCCGGTGGGAGGTCATGGACCGCCGCCTCGACGGGGAGTGGCGGCGGCTGGGGGACGCGGCGTTCGACGCGTACGTCACCGCCCAGCTCGACCGCGCCGTCGACGTGGTCTCCGCCGGCGGCACCAAGGTCGCGCTGGTCACGGCGCCGTACTACCTCCGCGGCGAACGCCCCGACGGCGGCCGCTTCCCCGAGGACGACCCCGCCCGCGTCGACCGCTTCAACGCCCTGCTCCGCGACGTCGCGGCGAGACGCGGCGTCGCCGTTGTGGAGCTCGGGGCGGCGCTCGCGCCGGAGGGGACGTTCACGCGGCACATCAACGGCACCCTCGTCCGCTACGACGGCGTCCACATCAGCGGCGCCGGCGCGCGCATGCTGCGCCCCTGGCTCCTCCGCCAGCTCACCGCCGCCCTCTGA
- a CDS encoding alpha/beta fold hydrolase has translation MDQNERYVSVGDTKLYVVERGEGFPVLVLHGGPGLDHHMFADYLDPLTDHYRLVLVDQRAQGRSESCPPETWTLQQMAADVQALGAALGYGPYAVLGHSYGAFVALQHAVDFAGEPAGTIVSSGLPSARYLDGLGDRLAAFEPEELRDQVTASWEAEASVTSAEEVERLLADQAPWHFADPRDPRIADYNARTAGLAGSPDVLRHFATASYGGIEVEAALGSVEHPVLVLAGRHDRTCPPEAAEAIAEGVPGAELVVFERSGHMTFVEEQDRYLEVVRDFLDRVRR, from the coding sequence ATGGACCAGAACGAGCGTTACGTCTCGGTGGGGGACACGAAGCTGTACGTCGTGGAGCGCGGCGAGGGGTTCCCCGTGCTGGTGCTGCACGGCGGCCCCGGGCTCGACCACCACATGTTCGCCGACTACCTCGACCCGCTGACCGACCACTACCGGCTGGTGCTCGTGGACCAGCGGGCGCAGGGGCGTTCCGAATCGTGCCCGCCCGAGACGTGGACGCTGCAGCAGATGGCCGCCGACGTGCAGGCGCTGGGCGCCGCGCTCGGCTACGGCCCGTACGCCGTCCTCGGGCACTCGTACGGCGCGTTCGTCGCCCTGCAGCACGCCGTCGACTTCGCCGGGGAGCCGGCGGGGACGATCGTGTCGAGCGGGCTGCCGTCGGCCCGCTACCTCGACGGGCTGGGCGACCGGCTGGCGGCGTTCGAGCCGGAGGAGCTGCGCGACCAGGTGACGGCGTCGTGGGAGGCCGAGGCGTCGGTGACGTCCGCCGAGGAGGTCGAACGCCTCCTCGCGGACCAGGCGCCGTGGCACTTCGCCGACCCGCGCGACCCGCGCATCGCCGACTACAACGCCCGCACCGCCGGGCTCGCCGGGTCGCCGGACGTGCTGCGGCACTTCGCGACGGCGTCGTACGGCGGCATCGAGGTCGAGGCCGCTCTGGGCTCGGTCGAGCACCCGGTGCTGGTTCTGGCCGGTCGGCACGACCGTACGTGCCCCCCGGAGGCCGCCGAGGCGATCGCGGAGGGGGTGCCGGGGGCGGAGCTGGTGGTGTTCGAGCGGAGCGGGCACATGACGTTCGTCGAGGAGCAGGACCGCTACCTCGAGGTCGTGCGCGACTTCCTGGACCGCGTCCGCCGCTAA
- a CDS encoding DUF3151 domain-containing protein: MDPTNLLAGPPPTLLPADNPAADDALARGDDPKTVAAAHPTHLAAWAALADAAYESGEAVASYAYARVGYHRGLDALRRNGWKGHGPVPWSHEPNRGFLRALHALGRAAGAIGENDEAERCATFLRDCDPAAAAALRT; encoded by the coding sequence ATGGACCCGACCAACCTGCTCGCCGGCCCGCCGCCGACCCTGCTGCCCGCCGACAACCCCGCCGCCGACGACGCGCTCGCCCGCGGCGACGATCCGAAGACCGTCGCGGCGGCGCACCCGACGCACCTCGCGGCGTGGGCGGCGCTGGCGGACGCGGCGTACGAGAGCGGGGAGGCCGTCGCGTCGTACGCCTACGCCCGCGTCGGCTACCACCGCGGCCTCGACGCGCTGCGGCGCAACGGCTGGAAGGGCCACGGCCCCGTGCCGTGGAGCCACGAACCCAACCGCGGCTTCCTCCGCGCCCTCCACGCGCTCGGCAGGGCGGCCGGCGCCATCGGGGAGAACGACGAGGCGGAACGGTGCGCGACGTTCCTCCGCGACTGCGACCCGGCGGCCGCGGCGGCGCTCCGGACCTAG